In Toxoplasma gondii ME49 chromosome X, whole genome shotgun sequence, a single genomic region encodes these proteins:
- a CDS encoding hypothetical protein (encoded by transcript TGME49_227890~Signal peptide predicted by SignalP 2.0 HMM (probability 0.927) with cleavage site probability 0.378 at residue 42), with amino-acid sequence MEFPAFRSPEWMASAFAPASPAASSSASLAAAAAVELQAAEGKPGGTTEGAASPTFAPLVPPAFCFRDFEPVPAYLASFPTAGLYVQRVQQVKWTIKRALFRQSLFKIQNVEVLEMKRCRQPRRLVASEIQFDAERDRRVRLSGAAPLAASSATQTSSPSADASARAVSAAETPAGASAASPSSVTERLRRWRRENHRDEETLREEIWKVDRCGSLRDYRIIVSRDRATKDFFTVSVQPVAWSDWLRQKYFNFVDKTVQAEE; translated from the coding sequence ATGGAGTTTCCAGCCTTCCGCTCTCCAGAGTGGATGGCCAGCGCCTTCGCACCCGCCTCGCCTGCCGCCTCGAGCTCTGCATCTCTGGCTGCCGCCGCGGCAGTGGAACTCCAGGCCGCAGAGGGGAAGCCTGGCGGCACGACCGAGGGTGCAGCCTCCCCGACCTTCGCGCCTCTCGTCCCTCccgccttctgcttccgcgACTTCGAGCCTGTTCCGGCGTACCTCGCCTCTTTCCCGACTGCTgggctgtacgtacagcgcGTGCAGCAAGTCAAGTGGACCATCAAGCGGGCGCTGTTTCGTCAGAGTCTGTTCAAGATCCAAAATGTGGAGGTGTTGGAGATGAAGCGCTGCAGACAGCCGCGCCGGCTGGTCGCGAGCGAGATTCAGTTCGACGCCGAGAGAGATCGAAGAGTGAGGCTCTCCGGCgccgcgcctctcgcagCGTCGTCAGCGACGCAgacgtcttctccgtctgcagACGCGAGCGCGCGCGCCGTCTCCGCCGCCGAGACGCCGGCAGgtgcctctgctgcttcgccgtCGTCCGTCACCGAGAGGCTGCGACGCTGGCGCCGAGAAAaccacagagacgaagagacccTCCGAGAAGAAATCTGGAAGGTCGACAGATGCGGCTCTCTCAGAGACTATCGAATCATCGTCTCGCGCGACCGAGCCACCAAGGACTTCTTCAccgtgtctgtacagcctGTCGCCTGGAGCGACTGGCTGCGACAAAAGTACTTCAACTTCGTTGACAAGACCGTCCAGGCCGAGGAGTGA